The Mycolicibacterium smegmatis genome has a window encoding:
- a CDS encoding cation:proton antiporter regulatory subunit, translating into MDVREVLLPGVGLRFEFENHDGDRIGVIALRTGDFEVVVYPHEDPDQAQRVFRLTDEEADALAQILGAPRIAEKFAELTSEVPGLDAGQVTIRPGSPFVDRPLGDTKARTRTGASIVAIVRDDEVLASPGPSELLRAGDVLVVIGTVAGIAGVGEIVANGDVSGPAQD; encoded by the coding sequence ATGGATGTCAGAGAGGTACTGCTACCCGGCGTCGGCCTGAGGTTCGAGTTCGAGAACCACGACGGTGACCGCATCGGCGTCATCGCGTTGCGCACGGGCGATTTCGAGGTGGTGGTCTACCCGCACGAAGACCCCGATCAGGCGCAGCGCGTGTTCCGGCTGACCGACGAGGAAGCCGACGCGCTCGCACAGATCCTCGGCGCGCCGCGCATCGCCGAGAAGTTCGCCGAACTCACCAGTGAGGTGCCCGGCCTCGATGCCGGCCAGGTCACCATCCGTCCCGGCAGCCCGTTCGTCGACCGTCCGCTCGGGGACACCAAGGCCCGCACCAGAACCGGGGCGTCCATCGTCGCGATCGTCCGCGACGACGAGGTCCTGGCCTCGCCGGGCCCGTCGGAACTGCTGCGCGCCGGTGACGTGCTGGTGGTGATCGGCACGGTGGCCGGGATCGCCGGCGTGGGGGAGATCGTCGCCAACGGCGACGTTTCCGGTCCTGCACAGGACTGA